In the Quercus lobata isolate SW786 chromosome 5, ValleyOak3.0 Primary Assembly, whole genome shotgun sequence genome, one interval contains:
- the LOC115992867 gene encoding probable LRR receptor-like serine/threonine-protein kinase At1g05700 gives MGSFKNFILAFLGGFVLVHLVNAQDQADFISISCGSPENSSYSEATTGINYISDAAFIDTGISQRISTVYMAGLQQQAWDLRSFPHGIRNCYNINIMPGTKYLIRGTFFYGNYDGLSKLPQFDLHLGVNKWDTVKIENVSVGVIKELIHVPSQNYLQVCLVNTGLGMPFISAIELRPLNNKTYVTISGSLALFSRYDLGSLSRTVYRYPVDVYDRIWYPYFDNEWTSLNTTLTIDSQSNNYYQPPTIVMGTAATPFNINAPLAMYWDSESATSEYYIYMHFAEVEQLKLNQSRSINITLNGNYWWSISSPLYLYTTTVCSQSALEIAQIYNFELFKAEGSTLPPIINAIEIYSVRNLSQPGTNKQDVDAITNIMSTYELKRNWEGDPCLPQAYSWAGLHCSYDSINPPRITSLNLSASGLTGVISADISNLMMLQYLDLSDNSLTESIPKFLSQLQYLRVLNLERNQLTGSVPADLIERSNNGTLLLRVDENSNLCGSGSCKKENNIVIPISVILLFIVAAVMWGLWRYQKYKNKVETKSNIQTKSLESIDSMQRQFTYADLVRITNNFETVLGKGGSGQVYQGCIDDTQVAVKVLSLSSVQGYQQFQAEVKLLMRVHHRNLTTLIGYCYEGTSMGLVYEYMANGDLEAHLSGKSTNILGWEARLNIAMEAAQGLEYLHNGCKPPIIHRDVKTTNILLNENFNAKLADFGLSKIFPTDGTHVSMLSVAGTLGYLDPEYSISYRLTEKSDVYGFGVVLLEIITSRPAIERSYENTHISQWVRMMLDRGDIQNIVDPRLGGDFNVNSAWKTVEIAMACVSTTSSNRPPMSEVVVRLKECLTSESIKRENFEGESNYSVDIVNMNMFKESNPLAR, from the exons ATGGGGAGCTTCAAAAATTTCATCCTTGCTTTTCTTGGTGGGTTTGTTCTTGTACATCTAGTTAATGCCCAGGATCAAGCAG ACTTCATAAGCATATCTTGCGGGTCACCAGAAAATTCAAGCTATTCGGAGGCAACAACAGGTATAAATTACATTTCAGATGCCGCATTCATAGACACTGGTATAAGTCAGAGGATTTCAACTGTATATATGGCTGGTCTTCAACAACAAGCATGGGATCTCAGAAGCTTTCCTCATGGAATCCGGAACTGTTACAACATAAATATTATGCCAGGCACAAAGTATTTGATCCGAGGAACTTTCTTCTATGGAAATTATGATGGACTAAGTAAGTTACCACAGTTTGATCTTCATCTAGGAGTAAATAAGTGGGACACGGTCAAAATAGAGAATGTATCTGTTGGTGTCATCAAGGAGCTCATACATGTTCCATCGCAAAATTATTTACAAGTCTGTCTTGTAAACACGGGCCTCGGAATGCCATTTATATCAGCAATAGAGCTAAGGCCATTGAACAATAAGACGTATGTAACAATTTCTGGATCATTGGCACTCTTCAGTCGCTACGATCTTGGTTCACTAAGCCGTACAGTATACAG GTATCCAGTCGACGTTTATGATCGCATATGGTATCCCTATTTTGATAATGAGTGGACAAGTTTAAATACTACGCTTACTATTGACTCCCAAAGTAACAATTATTACCAGCCACCAACTATTGTAATGGGTACAGCCGCCACACCGTTTAATATAAATGCTCCTTTGGCCATGTATTGGGATTCAGAGAGTGCAACTTCCGAATACTATATCTACATGCACTTTGCTGAAGTTGAACAGCTTAAACTTAATCAATCCAGATCAATAAACATTACTCTAAATGGGAACTACTGGTGGAGTATATCTTCTCCATTATACTTGTACACAACCACGGTGTGCAGCCAATCGGCCTTGGAGATTGCCCAAATATATAACTTTGAACTGTTCAAAGCAGAAGGCTCAACACTGCCACCCATCATCAATGCAATTGAGATATATTCAGTGAGAAATCTCTCGCAACCAggaacaaacaaacaagatg TTGATGCCATCACAAATATCATGTCAACATACGAACTAAAAAGAAATTGGGAAGGTGATCCGTGTCTCCCACAAGCATACTCATGGGCTGGTTTACATTGTAGCTATGATAGCATTAATCCCCCTAGAATAACATCCTT GAACTTGTCTGCTAGTGGATTGACTGGAGTGATATCTGCTGATATATCAAATCTCATGATGTTACAATATTT GGATCTATCGGACAATAGCCTAACTGAATCAATACCAAAATTTCTTTCTCAATTGCAATACTTGAGGGTCCT AAACTTAGAAAGAAATCAGCTTACTGGTTCTGTTCCAGCTGACCTCATAGAAAGATCAAACAATGGTACACTATTATTGCG TGTGGATGAAAATTCAAATCTTTGTGGATCTGGATCATGCAAAAAGGAGAACAATATTGTTATTCCAATATCAGTCATTCTCTTATTCATTGTTGCGGCTGTCATGTGGGGGCTTTGGAGATATCAGAAATATAAGAATAAag TAGAAACAAAATCCAACATCCAGACCAAGTCGTTAGAGTCAATAGATTCAATGCAACGACAATTTACATACGCTGATCTGGTAAGAATTACCAACAATTTTGAGACAGTTCTTGGCAAGGGTGGATCTGGACAAGTTTACCAAGGCTGCATTGATGACACTCAAGTAGCAGTGAAAGTGCTTTCTCTATCATCAGTTCAAGGGTATCAACAATTTCAAGCAGAG GTAAAACTTCTTATGAGAGTTCATCATAGAAACCTAACCACCCTCATTGGGTATTGCTATGAAGGAACAAGCATGGGGCTTGTCTATGAGTACATGGCCAACGGAGACTTAGAAGCACATCTTTCAG GTAAGAGTACTAATATCTTGGGTTGGGAAGCAAGGCTTAATATAGCAATGGAAGCAGCACAAG GATTGGAATATTTACACAATGGTTGTAAACCACCTATAATCCATAGAGATGTGAAGACTACAAATATCTtgttgaatgaaaattttaatgccAAACTAGCCGATTTTGGTCTATCCAAAATTTTCCCAACTGATGGCACTCATGTCTCAATGCTTAGTGTTGCTGGCACCCTTGGATATCTCGACCCCGA GTACTCCATTTCATATAGGCTGACTGAGAAAAGCGATGTTTATGGCTTTGGGGTTGTTCTTTTGGAAATAATCACAAGTCGGCCCGCGATTGAAAGATCCTATGAAAACACCCACATAAGCCAATGGGTGAGAATGATGCTTGATAGAGGAGATATTCAAAATATTGTTGATCCAAGGTTGGGTGGAGATTTCAACGTTAACTCTGCTTGGAAAACTGTTGAAATAGCAATGGCTTGTGTGTCCACCACCTCCAGTAATAGGCCACCAATGAGTGAGGTGGTAGTGAGACTAAAGGAATGTTTGACATCTGAATCAATTAAAAGGGAGAATTTCGAGGGGGAATCAAATTATTCAGTTGATATAGTCAATATGAATATGTTTAAGGAATCCAATCCTTTAGCAAGGTAA
- the LOC115992866 gene encoding LRR receptor-like serine/threonine-protein kinase IOS1 gives MGSLKHFIHAFLGGFALIHLVDAQDQSGFISIACGSPANSNYSEPTTGINYISDVAFRDTGISQQISNVYKGGFQQQVWNLRSFPQGIRNCYNIGITQGTKYLIRGTFLYGNYDGQSKLPQFDIHLGVNMWDTVNITNVTIPVFKELIHVPSQTNLQVCLVNTGLGMPFISAIELRPLSNKTYVTNYGSLALFVRLDVGSISRISYRYPFDIYDRIWDPYNDNTYTILSTSQTIDTPSNNYYQPPSIVMSTASTPINVSAPLELFWYTENATYSEYYIYMHFAEVVNLTATQFRSFNITLNGKYWYGPIAPKYLSTITLFSPSILPNAQKYDFSFFKAEGSTLPPIINALEIYSVRDLSQSGTYQKDVDAITNIKSAYGVQKNWEGDPCLPQAYSWAGLNCSYDSVNPPRITSLNLSSSGLTGVISVYISNLTMLQILDLSNNNLTGSVPDFLSQLQYLRVLNLEKNQLTGTIPANLIERSKNGSLLLSVDENLNVCGSGSCKKKNNIAVPIGASVGVLLILALIVASVLWRLKRKQKDESRGLEIAKTEPNIQTMSFRSLESLQRQFTYADLIRITNNFERVLGKGGFGKVYHGYIDDTEVAVKVLSLSSVQGYQQFQAEVKLLMRVHHRNLTTLVGYCYEGPNMGLVYEYMANGDLDAHLSGKNTNILSWEARLNIATDAAQGLEYLHYGCKPPIIHRDVKTTNILLNENFHAKIADFGLSKMFPTDGITHVSTFSVGGTPGYLDPEFSISYRLTEKSDVYSFGVVLLEIITSRPVIERSDENIHISQWVRIMLDKGDIQNIVDPRMYGDFNVNSAWKAIEIAMACVSSTSTERPSMSEVVMKLKECLKSELAQRAGESNYLVEMVNMNMITELIPLAR, from the exons ATGGGTAGCCTCAAACATTTCATCCATGCATTTCTTGGTGGTTTTGCTCTTATACATCTAGTTGATGCGCAGGATCAATCAG GCTTCATTAGCATAGCTTGCGGATCACCAGCAAATTCTAACTATTCCGAGCCGACAACAGGCATAAATTACATTTCGGATGTAGCATTCAGAGACACTGGTATAAGTCAGCAGATATCAAATGTATATAAAGGTGGCTTTCAACAACAAGTATGGAATCTCAGAAGCTTTCCTCAAGGAATCCGAAACTGTTACAACATAGGCATTACGCAAGGCACTAAGTATCTGATCCGAGGAACTTTCCTCTATGGGAATTATGATGGACAAAGTAAGTTACCACAATTCGATATTCATCTGGGAGTGAATATGTGGGATACGGTCAACATAACGAATGTAACCATTCCTGTCTTTAAGGAGCTCATACATGTCCCATCTCAAACTAATTTACAAGTCTGTCTTGTAAACACGGGCCTCGGGATGCCATTTATATCAGCAATAGAGTTACGGCCGTTGAGCAATAAGACCTATGTAACAAATTATGGATCATTGGCACTCTTCGTTCGCTTGGATGTTGGCTCCATAAGCAGAATATCATACAg GTATCCATTCGACATTTATGATCGCATTTGGGACCCCTATAACGACAATACGTACACAATTTTAAGTACCTCGCAAACTATTGACACCCCAAGTAACAATTATTACCAACCACCATCTATTGTTATGAGTACTGCCTCCACTCCAATTAATGTTAGCGCTCCTTTGGAGTTGTTTTGGTATACGGAGAATGCTACATATTCCGAATACTATATCTACATGCACTTTGCTGAAGTAGTAAACCTCACAGCTACTCAGTTCAGATCATTCAACATTACTCTAAACGGGAAATATTGGTATGGACCTATTGCTCCAAAATACTTGTCCACAATCACGTTGTTCAGCCCATCGATCTTGCCAAATGCCCAGAAATATGATTTTTCATTCTTCAAAGCAGAAGGTTCAACACTGCCACCCATCATCAATGCACTTGAGATATATTCAGTGAGAGATCTCTCACAATCTGGAACATATCAAAAAGATG TTGATGCTATCACAAATATCAAGTCAGCATATGGAGTACAGAAAAATTGGGAAGGAGATCCGTGTCTCCCACAAGCATACTCATGGGCAGGTTTAAATTGTAGCTATGATAGTGTTAACCCACCAAGAATAACATCCTT GAACTTGTCCTCTAGTGGATTGACTGGAGTGATATCTGTTTATATATCAAATCTCACAATGTtacaaatttt ggATCTATCAAACAATAACCTTACTGGATCCGTGCCTGATTTTCTTTCTCAATTGCAATACTTGAGGGTCTT AAACTTGGAAAAAAATCAGCTCACTGGTACTATTCCAGCTAACCTCATTGAAAGATCGAAGAATGGTTCACTATTGCTAAG TGTGGACGAAAATTTAAATGTTTGTGGATCTGGATCATGCAAAAAGAAGAACAATATTGCTGTTCCAATTGGGGCATCAGTTGGTGTATTGCTCATCCTCGCATTGATTGTTGCGTCTGTCTTGTGGAGGCttaagagaaaacaaaaagatgAGAGTAGAG GACTGGAAATAGCGAAAACAGAACCCAACATCCAGACCATGTCGTTCCGGTCTTTAGAGTCACTACAACGCCAATTTACATATGCTGATCTTATAAGAATTACCAACAACTTTGAAAGGGTTCTTGGTAAGGGTGGATTTGGAAAAGTTTACCATGGCTACATTGATGACACTGAAGTAGCAGTGAAAGTGCTTTCTCTGTCATCAGTTCAAGGGTATCAACAATTTCAAGCTGAG GTGAAACTTCTTATGAGAGTTCATCATAGAAACCTGACGACCCTTGTCGGCTATTGCTATGAAGGACCAAACATGGGCCTTGTTTATGAGTATATGGCCAACGGAGACTTAGATGCACATCTTTCAG GTAAGAATACTAATATCTTGAGTTGGGAAGCAAGGCTTAATATTGCAACGGACGCAGCACAAG GATTGGAGTATTTGCACTATGGATGTAAACCACCTATAATCCATAGAGATGTGAAGACTACAAACATcttattgaatgaaaattttcatgccaaAATAGCTGATTTTGGTCTTTCCAAAATGTTCCCAACTGATGGCATCACTCATGTCTCAACATTTAGTGTTGGTGGCACCCCTGGGTACCTCGACCCTGA GTTCTCCATTTCATATAGGTTGACTGAGAAAagtgatgtttatagttttggagTTGTTCTTTTGGAGATAATTACAAGTCGACCTGTGATAGAAAGATCCGATGAAAACATTCACATAAGCCAATGGGTGAGAATCATGCTTGATAAAGGGGATATTCAAAATATAGTTGATCCAAGGATGTATGGAGATTTCAACGTTAACTCTGCTTGGAAAGCTATTGAAATAGCAATGGCTTGTGTGTCTTCTACCTCCACCGAAAGGCCATCCATGAGTGAGGTGGTGATGAAACTAAAGGAGTGTTTGAAATCTGAATTAGCTCAAAGGGCAGGCGAATCAAATTATTTAGTTGAAATGGTCAATATGAATATGATTACGGAACTCATTCCTTTAGCAAGGTAA